The Streptomyces europaeiscabiei genome window below encodes:
- a CDS encoding XdhC/CoxI family protein has product MLDIAEELHRWVEQGRDFAVATVVAVGGSAPRSPGAALAVDADGTAIGSVSGGCVEGAVYDLCQQALSDGEPVLERFGYSDEDAFAVGLTCGGVIDILVTPVRAGDPVRPVVAAALSAAASGEAAAMARIVSGPADLRGRALLVRPDGSYDGGYGAHPELDRTVAAEARALLDAGRTDTLEIGEQGSRCGAPLTVLVESSVPPPRMIVFGAIDFASALVRVGKFLGYHVTVCDARPVFATRARFPEADEIVVEWPHRYLERTDVDGRAVLCVLTHDAKFDVPLLQLALRLPVAYVGAMGSRRTHLDRNERLRQVGLTELELARLRSPIGLDLGARTPEETALSIAAEIVADRRGGSGVSLTGAHTPIHHDGSPGIMELPSLRVS; this is encoded by the coding sequence ATGCTGGACATCGCCGAAGAGCTGCACCGGTGGGTCGAGCAGGGACGCGACTTCGCCGTGGCCACCGTGGTGGCCGTCGGCGGCAGTGCGCCCCGCAGTCCGGGCGCCGCCCTGGCGGTGGACGCCGACGGCACGGCGATCGGCTCGGTCTCCGGCGGTTGTGTGGAGGGCGCCGTCTACGACCTGTGCCAACAGGCGTTGAGCGACGGTGAACCGGTCCTCGAACGCTTCGGCTACAGCGACGAGGACGCCTTCGCGGTCGGTCTGACCTGCGGCGGCGTCATCGACATCCTCGTCACACCGGTGCGGGCCGGCGATCCCGTCCGCCCGGTGGTCGCCGCCGCGCTCTCCGCCGCCGCGAGCGGGGAGGCGGCGGCCATGGCCCGGATCGTCTCCGGCCCGGCGGACCTGCGGGGCCGCGCCCTGCTGGTCCGCCCGGACGGCTCGTACGACGGCGGCTACGGCGCCCACCCCGAACTGGACCGCACGGTCGCCGCCGAGGCCCGCGCCCTCCTCGACGCCGGCCGCACGGACACCCTGGAGATCGGAGAGCAGGGGTCACGATGCGGAGCACCGCTCACAGTCCTCGTCGAGTCGTCCGTCCCGCCACCCCGGATGATCGTCTTCGGCGCGATCGACTTCGCGTCGGCGCTGGTCCGCGTCGGTAAGTTCCTCGGCTACCACGTCACGGTCTGCGACGCCCGCCCCGTCTTCGCGACCCGCGCCCGTTTCCCGGAGGCGGACGAGATCGTCGTCGAGTGGCCCCACAGGTATCTGGAGCGCACGGACGTGGACGGCAGGGCCGTCCTCTGCGTCCTCACCCACGACGCCAAGTTCGACGTCCCACTCCTCCAGCTCGCCCTACGGCTCCCCGTCGCCTACGTCGGCGCGATGGGCTCCCGCCGCACCCACCTAGACCGCAACGAACGCCTGCGCCAAGTCGGCCTGACCGAGCTGGAGTTGGCCCGACTCAGGTCTCCGATCGGGCTCGACCTCGGGGCGCGCACACCGGAGGAGACGGCCCTGTCCATCGCCGCAGAGATCGTCGCCGACCGGCGGGGCGGCAGCGGCGTCTCACTGACCGGCGCACACACCCCGATCCACCACGACGGTTCGCCCGGCATCATGGAACTGCCCAGCCTGCGGGTCTCGTGA